The Dreissena polymorpha isolate Duluth1 chromosome 8, UMN_Dpol_1.0, whole genome shotgun sequence genome includes the window ATTTACTTGTTTCGGGTGTTCTGGCTCCTTTGCGCTTTTAAGTTCCTGCTCTTCTTTCCGAACATTTCGTCTCAATTCTTCAAACGTACAGTCAGATTCGTAAAACATTCGCGTTGCGTTTTTCAACTCTGTGTTTCCCAGATGTTTCCAAAATCGCGTCTTTAACATCTTTTCTTTTCTGTATTCTTTTATCTTTCCTCTATCAATGGCCTTTTGTAGTAATTCCTCTAGCCGTATACCCCATGCTGATATATCCTCATCTTTCTCCTGCTTCGCTATATAATATTCTTCCATTAAACTTTCACCACTCTTAATGTCTCCAAAATTGCTTTCTAGCGTTTTAAGTATCTCCTCAGTTGTTGCTGTGGGTTTAAGTGTGGTAAGTATTTTCCTGGGTTTTCCACCAATAGCAGTCCGTATGGCCTGTCTCAAAATCTCTTTGTGGTAAATGTTGGAAATGATCATACTTTCTACTTCAATTTTCCATTCTTGAAATTGCGCAGCGTCGGAAAATTTCGGAACGTTTGACTTGATCATGAACGGCATGTGTTCTTGTTTGTCGGTTATTTTCTTTCTGTGCTTATTTGATGTATGTTTATGATGACTAGGCTCCATCAATTCGCCGTCCAATGAACTCAACACGCTCTGTTTTTCCAATGGACTCTGCTCTAAGTCACGTGTCTGTTGTTTCAGAGCTCGAACCCTTTCTGTATATTGCCTATCTTTTTCTTCTCTCAATCTGTATCTTTCTTTCAGCTCTTTTAGCTGTGATTTCATTTCAATTGTTTTGGAATTTTCATTCTCCTTCAGCTTCATCAACTCAATCTGTTTCTGGAGAAGCTCTATATCATCGTATCCACTTTCATCCTGTATATCTCTTTTCATAAGCGTATGATCATATGTGTTGTCTTTTCCCCTCTCTCTTTTAATTCTGTCCTCAGAATGAACAAATTGTACAACATCCTCTTTCATAGCTTTCTGTTCCAGCCAATTTAGTTCGCTATCTACAGTGTCTATGGATGCAGAGGAGCCCTCACTCAAAATGTCCAATTGTGTTCTTATTTGATCAACTTGACCATATTCACCCACTGTAATTAGAGACTGTCCTCTTTCTGTGTTCATCTTTGAATAGTCCAACCGGTAATCATATCCGCATGctccttgcaacacaacatcatcatcgtaatcaatGTCAATGACTGTTTCCCTCATTCTCTGCAATTCTAATTCCGATTATGTCCCTCTCTTCTCTAACGTTCGTGAGTCATGAACTTCTTGTTGCCATCTGGTGACGTGTTCTTCCTTATTTCTCTTTAATTCATCCTTTTTCTGTTTTGCCTCTCTTCGAGTTTTTATAAGTTCCTCCCGTTGTCTTTGAAATTCATTCAACTGGGCAATTTCAATATCTCTCTGCTTGATTCGTTCAACCTTTTATGTTCCCCTTGTTAATTCATAATCCTTTCTTAGCATTTCCCGTCTGTAAAATCTCTTTTCCCTTTCTGTCACACCACCATccatgtttcaaaatgttaatttcaaCAAATCAGACGAGTATACAGTTTTTATATCTGATGCAATGTTTCCGAATAAACGAATTCACGTTGTAATAAACACTTTGTGTTGTATCTTTAAGTTCAAAACACACTGTTCGTAAAACGCTATTGTCTGCAGAAGCGTCTATTTCACAACACACTGTTATGTTAACGTTTTAAACATCCACATATGTAAACTTTCATGCAATCAATGTAACATGCAGATCTATTCACTTAATAACTAAACtaaaatgaataaacaatatcaaattcacaaataattgtaaattcaATATACACTTAACATGCGCACAATAATCACCTATAATCACTTATCTTTATGATAATATATAATCCAATAATTATactaattatttgaatattaagttCAGTTTAAAAATTACTATATATAAAAGTGAATAAATCAAAAGACAGCTGTATATCAACCACTTGAGTACAAGACAGAAATAGTTATTTAATATCTTTACGAATATAATAACTAAATATTAACTAATCTcacaatttaaatttgatttaaatttgaAAGAATGCCAAAAATATTCATATGACTGTAATTACATTataattttgtaacaaaaacacaaaaatctAAATCACTTTTTCAAAACACTCTAATACATAATCAAAGTATCATAAAGTATCTATATATAAACGATTTACAAACGTGCGCAATTAATTTCCGGTATTTCGCTTTCCGGTTTAACTATATCCGGTTCCGGTTCAGAGTTCAAACGGCTGCGCTTCAATGTTTTAGTATCGGTATTCGctacaaatatttatcaataaccCGTCAATCAATTAATACTCGTAAACGCGCACGTTTTTCGTTTTCGATAAACGCCTTTTAAACCTCGATCGGTATCTTGATAACTATCCAATCGCAATATATGTTAATTTTACAGATTAAACCTgcaaagatttacaatattccGATTTAAATCAACGAACGACCGCTTTCTTATCGAATCGCGCAACCTTGCAAGGATTTTCTATAACCATTCATTTATTTTACAATGAAATTAGCTTGCaacaaatttcattgaaaaataacgCTTCCATCAACGGTCACATTCACCTAATACCCGTGCACTTATCAAATGCACTTGTATAGCTGTTCAGTTTTACCAATAGCCAATTAATGGATAAATGAGGGATTGGAGGGATTACACGGGGTTCTACTAGCTACTGGAGATTTAAATTATTCTGGTTCTTGGGTTTTAGCTAACTATATATAGTAATGTGTTTAGCTTACTACACATAAATAACTACATAGCAAAACTGCGTAAAGTTCAACGGATTAGTGATCAATGAATGCACGTGATTTTACTCAAATGCAAGGACAGATCAGGTTTCATGCAACCTAAATGTTAGTGCAGTGGTTTTCTTATTTATGGTTTAggaaaaacaatttaaaaggcTTTAAATATCAGACATAAATACAAcctgaatatataaatataaatataacctgATTAACTAAAAAGAACAGAGATAATAAAGCTCACCATACCACCGTCAAATGAATCGATGATCACGAATCAACAAAATGTTTACACACTGTCATAATATTTAATGTCACAATTCCAACTCCAGCGACGAATCCCTGGTCCGGTGTGGATGTAACGTTCTAGAAAATGGGGCCCCTTAAAACGTTCGTACCCGCGGGTGTCTGCAGAACAAGTTTGTTGGTACCGTCCTGAAGATCTGGTATACCAAACGTGCACGATATCCCATTCGACCAAACATCAGAAGACTGcaacgttgggcgccattgtctcCGGCCTAGCTACGCCCCTTAGGCGTCTCGGGTGGAATGACAATTAACTCGAGTTTCTGGTCTTAAATGTGTATTGGTCAGATCctgtagtaataataataataataataatcataataataataataatactaataataataataatgagaataagaataagaatgataataataataatcatacaaaaggcaatcacagTGCATTATAAAATAGGCGGTATGATGAGCGAGAAACTCTAACATCATTCacatgataaaatacaaaatacaaatacacaatttgaacaattatatagacatttattcaTAATATTTACCTGTAGGTTTATTATAAAACCCTACAAAAATGGATTTGAATGTGCAGATAAAGATGATCTGTACTTTCTGTACGGCCACTAACAGTACGTGTTCGTTGTCTTTGTGTGTCTGACAAAGTGCGGGAAAGTAGCAAAGTAGTGCGGTGAATAGTATTAGTACTCGTGCAAAACGATAGGTTACAAACAACTATTCTTACTACTACATAGGAGTGCTATCTTTCTTCTTACACTAGAAgcaaagtaaatttaattaaaatctaaaACCTAATTAATACTGAATATACAAATGAATACTTACATGTAACTACTAATGGAAAAGGTGTTTCTTAGGACATCTTAGTTTTTACCCTATGACAAGATTACATTAATTTAAGGAACAAGTTTATATCCGTCGAACAAGGCGCTGAGTTTCAAACTGCATTCTTAAATTACAGCGACTTGTTACTGTACCATTCTCATGTGGAAGCGGTGATAACGAAGAGACGATCGGAAACACCAAGTACGCCATCGATCGTTTTCGGAACTCACTACAGTCGAAAACATTGACTGGCTTATTGTCAAAAACCATATCTCATGTCTATGAAATTCTTATTACAATGTAATCGATTTTGTTTTGACAGTCTAAATCTTTTGTCAACATTACGACGATCGCcatattcataaaaacaatgttaactGCGTGTTCGGTGTTTCTTCTATGCTGTTTATGGTGTTTTCGGTAAATAGACAGACACTGTGGTTTCAGCGTTTTGTTCGTCCGATAAGTATTTACAATTTCAAGCATTTTAATATCTAAGTGTAAACACCAAAAACACGAAGTATGTCGAAGTAGCAAAACCTGATTATTGATTTGCAACTGACGAATTCTGAAAAATTTAGCAAAAGCAGTAACGACACCTGATATCTCCCGTTAATGCTAGTGTAGGTGTCACTGTTAAGTTTGCATGTTGCTTATGGCCACTAaagttgatttttcatgttaatactaatttttttacaagtatttaattttaactattatatttattaatgatcaGAATTACCACTGACTCTagatgagtcaatatacgctccgtggaaTTACTGACTGTAAGATGGAGGGGGGGGACGTCTTCGTAACTAAATATAAATTCGGAAAGGTTTACTAAGGCGCATATCCCAATATTCACTTTAGgtttatttatattctttattagtATTCCTTTTTGTTGTAGATTGCCTAAGCAACATTAAATTATGTTGGTCACATAAGTGACACATTTAATTTtgattcatttttaatttgaatacgcACTCGAGTGGGAAAGTCTCGGTAACTCCATTATGTTCCTTATGCTCATTACAACTGGTTTCTTAtgccttattcaaatcgaattagGAACttcttacttaacaaataaattcatttgaataaatagaCGAATAAATCATaaggaaaatcactgtaaatgtaggttgggaataaaaaaatatgtatgtattacTGTACATTTCTTTTAAGCATTCGTTTGTAATGATATCATAGTgccgttttcgcggctgaataaggaaagcgCAACCAGCTGAAATATCTTAAAATATCTCTTATAACTACCGAGAACAGTGCAATTTGTGTCAGTTCCCACGACTTCTAatcgtgcgccaatgttgaaggtcgccggatgtaacgtaggcatcctagagcgagaaaacgcgctttTTGGAAATagaaaatctattaaaataaaaccacccaattacaaaaaaaaataacaaatttacgAATTGTCCCCCTAATGCAGAATATATTGTGCGGTGCATCTTATGCCTAAATCAGGAATATGTGTACATATTACTGATGTATGTTACGCTGGGAATCACACACTCATTATTTGTAGCACACTAGTCAATTAGCCTGTCACCGAAGATGTAGCACACGTTATCCTTACACACACATTGAAATGTAGCACGCTGTGTGTTTGTTACCATTAGGGCAATCGTGGTTACACACTAAAATCCATagagcgacaatgcgatagtgcgacaatacgatggcgacagtgcgatagtacgatgccgacaatgcgatgatacgatgacgACATTCCGATaaagcgatagtacgatggcgacaatgcgacaacgcgatagtacgttGGCGACAAGGCGATAATACAATggcgccatcgtattgtcacactgtcttcatcgtattatcgcactgtggCATTGTCGCCATTTTACTTTTGCACtatcgccattgtattgtcgcactgtcgtcatcgtattgtctcactgtcgtaatcgtattatcgcactatcgcattgtcgtgttgtcgccatcgtactatcgcactgtcgcaatcgtattgtcatactgtcgccatcgtatcatcgcattgtcgccatcatactgtcacgttatcgtactgtcgtcatcctattatcgcattgtcgccatcgtaatatcgcattttcgccatcgtactatcgccttgtagccatcgtactttcgcactatcgcagtgtcgccctctggatttaaatgtgtaGCCACGATGGCCCTTAGGGTCATAAAAGGAAATAGTATAATACCGCGTCTAAACCAACTGAGCTATTTTGCTTGTTACGGATAAGATGGCAAACCTACAGTGACATTGAACATTCAAAATTATGAAGCCAATATGTAAAGAAAAAACgtcaaaatgtaaacaagaaaaaggtcaaacaaaaagaaaccatttataaaatgaattttatttcacATTGCTTAAACACCGTTCCCGTGAAACGTACTCAGTATAAAAGGTATTTATATGATGTATTATATTCTGAATTTCAGATTTTTGAAGAATTAGACCCTTTTGGGTTCTTCGAAGTGTCATAGTCCctttaatacacaatatataaatatcatattgtaTGTTTAATGCCGGTGCTTTATATTGACATTGCAGTTTAAATcaagaaaataatttcaaaactaCTGAGCGGTGTGTTAATCTTCTTACACCTTGTGTaagtgtttattattgtttattcatttgtatTCAAGTAAACTGAGCAATTGCAAATGTACTTACATACGACGCAAGCTTCCAGCATAAAAAATGCAGACACTACCGTAATTGCACCGTAAGGGTCATTTTCTTAACCCGGTTTTATATCCAAGCTTCTCCACGTATTCAATAACAATAACTGGAGCAGAGTAGACCTTTACAATTTATAGAAGCTGATAGCATCTGATTTCTGTAATCGTTATTTAAAAACGCACAATGTGCCGATACGAGTTTAAAAAAATACCCGTACAACCCTCCATGCAATTTTTAGAAAATACGCATACGCATGTGTCTTCGTACGGTGGCACttaggtgacatcaccgctcctaaaaaaaagtcgggaaaacacaagttatgttttcccgtcgccaaaaaaaaattaattcggggaaacacaaaataagtctgttttcaggagttaTTTTTTTGGGCGACGGGAAATTAAAAGTTTCgttttcacgtctttttttttgAAGCGGAAAACACAAATTCCTTTTTTTCCGTCTctttttttgagacttgaaaacaaTCGCTATGTTGTGCGTACAAGATAGtacgggaaaacataacttgtgttcTGCCgactttttttttggagcggtgatgtcaccttagtgccaccgtagaaACATGCATTTTTTGCTAACTCTTAAATGGACACATTCAATCCCCCAAACTGGAAGAGTTACACTGCACCAGCCTCACAACCCTTAATTAACGGAGGCATCTGGATGCATAATAGCGATTTATCTTAAAatgcttcattatttttttttgcaatttcgaCTAATGATTAAATATGTCTTGTTCAGAGAAAATTGGGTTttatgcttgtgcgttaagtttcgtcccagattagcctgtgtcgtccgcacaggctaaacagggacgacacttttcgcttttatggtattgttcgtttaaaggaagtcccttcttaccgtaAAAATCTTGtgtaggcggagagtgtcgttccAGAACGCGACTAAAATGCTTAACTATTTTTCCTAAATTATTATTATCGATAAAGTAGCATACATTTTTAACACTGTTCATTGTCAAGagtgttattttgctttatttgtataaaatgcataccTTCTTTATTGATTATATGACAAATCTTTgacaattgttgttttgttaacatGTGGACACATCAATTTAAATGGCTCGTTCTGGCAAGCAATGCATTAATACCtgaattatttgctaaatatagATTCTGAGATACGTACCCCTAAATAAACGATGTCAGTGGTATAAAATACACCACACTTGACAAACCGATCATAAACGAATAAGCGATGTAAGATAGCGGCAAAAGTATAAAGAGTGCTTTTAAATCAGTAATTTATAAAGGATACAGTAGTTTGTCATGTATTTAATGCATGCATGTCTTTTTTTTCGGTCAAACGAATACGATCGTAAATCGCAAGCTGTCATCGTTTGTACACTGACTTTTCCAAAATTAACTGTAACAATACGAAAATGATTGTTAAAAGCTGAATTTACACGTATGTGTTTTTGGACTGACGAAATAATGACATGGGATCCAGCAAATTACAGCAATATaccatatgtaaatttcaaaGAAGAGGACATTGGCACCCGAGTCTTTTGCTTGTATCACCATTTAAGTGTGCTGTGGGGGAGGCTTTGGTCAACGCATACAAGTTAACGCAAATGACAATACTGATTGGATGCCTGGTGAAGTATGAGAAAGCTCATGTAGATTCAATATGAGGTTTTGGCCGTTTGATAAACAGACATGCAATATAGAGTTTATGCACGCTGATTTTAAAGCTGATAAGGTGCAGTTACATCATTTGATGTTTGACGAGAGCAATTATGTTCCAAATAGCGAATGGACACTGGAGGATATATCGGCAACGACCCTTACGATACTGAATTTTAGTGTTATCATATATTCGTTCAAGCTAAAACGAGAGTCATCGTTTAACGTCCTGACATTGATATTGCCGATTACGTTCTTTGGAATTTCCAGCGTAGTAGTATTTTTGCTGCCCGCCGAGTCTGGAGAAAAAGTTGGATTTTCAGTCACGCTTATGCTGACAATGACGACGTTTCTAACCTGACGTAATTCCCAAAACAGCTACGCCACCATCACTAATGTAAgctggcactaaggtgacatcaccgctccaataaaaagtcgggaaaacacaagttatgttttctcgtcgccaaaaaaaaattaactcggggaaacacaaaataagtctgttttcaagAGTTTTTTGGGTTTTTTGCaacgggaaaacaaaagttctgtttgcACGTATTTATTTttgagcggaaaacacaagttatgctTTCCcgtctactaatactactacaactaatactgctgctgctgttgttgcttctgctgttactactactactactactactactactactactactactactactactacctctactacaactacttttactactactacttctactactactactactacagctacatcaactactactactactactactactactactgcaactactacttcttcttctactactagtactactactactactactactactactactactactactactactactactactactactactactactactacttctacaaataaatatttcatacataattacATCATATGTTTATAATTCAGCTTCATTATTTTCAGACATGTTAAATACATATGCAAACCTTGATGGCCGTTTCTGTGAAGGGCGCACCCATTTGCCATGGTAAGACAGGATGTAACAATTCTTCAAAGGCATACCTGTacgaagcaaaaaaaaaacaaagtgaatatatgcatacatttaacattttttaactcgttgggtaaaataaaacaattttataagcTCGGTTGTTTCCGGAGAAATCCCGATGtaatgtcatagccagcttgtcgtccgccgtccggcgtctgccgtccgcgtcatgctaaaaccttaacattgactgttaaatcaaagtgcttccacttacaactttgaaacttaatatgtgtCTGCACcttgagttctacacgcaacacccttttttgggtcagtaggtcaaaggtaaagatcactgtgacctctaatataaaacgtTAACATAGACTCTAAaaccaaagtgcttccacctacacttttgaaacttcatatgtagatgcaccttgatgagttctacacgccagacccatttttgagtcacttctgacaagctttcattaattcaaaattgCACCCACAGCGGATCGTTTGCATCCGCTATGCGGCGCTcttgtattatatataaatatatatatatatatatatatatatatatatatatatatataatgtatttaagATGTGTTATACAATATaagattgtatatatatatatatatatatatatatatatatatatatatatatatatatatatatatatatatatatatatatcacatatgtTAATGTAATTAAGCAGTATTATACAATACAAGTAGTAACAATGAACGTTAATTACCATTTATTCATTGTGTAAAAGTTAAGCACATATATTGCACACATAAATGGGGATGTATTTCTAGGGGCCTTGACTATGATGCGCTCTTATTCTTCATAGAACTGTTAAATCTCCTCGTCTTTGTAGTCAGCTGTTGGTGTGTAGACCTGTTTGATTGTGATGTTGTGAGGTGTCGCTGATACACGGATGGAAATGAGTCTGCTTGAGATTGGGGTGCAACTGATGGCGCTGTTGACTACCTCCTTCCTAACGATGAAAGCATCCCCGTGGCGAGTTATAGAATTCTCACCGCTGACGCATATCTTATGCCTTCGTGTGTTTTGTATCTCCGAATCCTAGCCCCTTATCTCGGCAagcagaggcgtatccagaagtTTTCAGAGGGTGGGGGCTCAACCGGGTAGGGTGCGGGCGGGATATCCCTCCCTTTTGtcgaaaaatgtttgaaatggcGCCATGAAATGATTCAATTTCCTGCCATTTAATCAGcgttttgcatgataaaagtgcatggaaaacaaacaagaacttgagttcagacatcaagtgtgacagacacacagacagacagacagacacacagggtaAATCAAATGTATCTCAAACCGATGAAGTGGTGAGATACAATCGTTAGGACCAGAACTTTTTTAACAGCGTTGGATGGTTGGACCTCCTATTTAatcttgttggatatcctactaggtcaccctgttggatgggtggatatttatcaaatatggttgtaatcatattatgtatGCCTTGTTGAGTTTTGTGGTTCAAACACTGTCAAATAAGGAAACGTTATTGATAAacctttttacaaattataaaaaataacatttgaagcaaacactttttatttttatttcaagttctagcaaatgttttgtaattttgtaacaaaaacaatacacgAAAATCTATTCACAGGTATGTTCTTACAACTTTTCAACTAATGTAATGATATTTGTACTTTCTCAGAAATGATCACGTAGATAATGCATATATCTCTTAGCTCTATCAATGGTTACAATAAACAACTCATACATGATGTCAGGAAGATCCATCCGCCTGCAAATGTTAACTTCCATGTCCATATGAATGGAAAGCAGACACAAACCGGGCAACCTGTCCTGATCAATTGATGATCTTAGCTTTGTCTTAGCAAGTCCTAGGGCACTGGCACTcttttcacactcgcatgatgtgacgGGGACCACACGTGATAtcgacaaaacagtgtaaatgtcACAATGTTCACCAGAGCCCTGAGGGGTAGTAGGTGGGTTAGTTACACCTTTCGGTCTAGCCCACTTCTGAAGCCAGGTTGAATGGAATGTGCGATTCGTTTTGCCGAATTGCGTCTTCTTCTACACGTGCTTTTCAGGGGGCTTCCAGTTGGTACTGAGGAGAGTGTCAAGTTCCTCGTCAGTAAGTTGACCATGTTGTAGAGAGTACACACTGATGTCATTAGTGGATGTTGCTGAGGTTCCCGGAGAAGCCGGAGAGctgaaaatagataaagtaatcgAAGATAATTAATGACTTCAAAGTGTTCAATAACTTTTCTTTTCATGAAGATAATATGTTAAATTTGAACACAATCAAATTTTCTGAAATTTTGTTGGACAGCAGCAACAGACTCATTTTCAGTTGCTTCATTAGTTTTTTTGTTCCAATTGGATTCGAGTGTTGCCTGTTGgcgtttcattttgaaaatgatttagtatCATACTAGCAACgtagtttattatttttgaatcCTTTTCAATTTCAATAGCTAtaaatgaacatcaaagcagttagcccaatttgttaacaacaacaataaattaattgccattcattaaatgtgctgttgaatttcactggcaataacttgttactcaa containing:
- the LOC127842321 gene encoding ankycorbin-like; translated protein: MRETVIDIDYDDDVVLQGACGYDYRLDYSKMNTERGQSLITVGEYGQVDQIRTQLDILSEGSSASIDTVDSELNWLEQKAMKEDVVQFVHSEDRIKRERGKDNTYDHTLMKRDIQDESGYDDIELLQKQIELMKLKENENSKTIEMKSQLKELKERYRLREEKDRQYTERVRALKQQTRDLEQSPLEKQSVLSSLDGELMEPSHHKHTSNKHRKKITDKQEHMPFMIKSNVPKFSDAAQFQEWKIEVESMIISNIYHKEILRQAIRTAIGGKPRKILTTLKPTATTEEILKTLESNFGDIKSGESLMEEYYIAKQEKDEDISAWGIRLEELLQKAIDRGKIKEYRKEKMLKTRFWKHLGNTELKNATRMFYESDCTFEELRRNVRKEEQELKSAKEPEHPKQVNVHQMDNHLEILNDLKEQMKEMEKKINTLTQE